A stretch of Lathyrus oleraceus cultivar Zhongwan6 chromosome 6, CAAS_Psat_ZW6_1.0, whole genome shotgun sequence DNA encodes these proteins:
- the LOC127093548 gene encoding calcium-dependent protein kinase 32: protein MENCWAYLCRMIKKQKRKEKPQKLVVLIRPTEKGIRSRYELGRELARVEFRTIYFCKDKITGEELACKSISKNKLKTATLIEDVRREVAILRHLPKHPNIASLEDIHEDDDHVHLLMEFCEGDALFDRIVARGHYTERAAASVIKTIVEVVQMCHKHGVMHRDLKPENFLFAGKKETSPLKAIDFGLSTFFEPGERFNEIVGSTYYIAPEVLKRNYGPEVDIWSAGVILYILLCGVPPFWAETEQGVAQAIIRSVLDFKREPWPKVSDNAKDLVKKMLDPDPKRRLTAQEVLDHPWLQNARTAPDVALGETVRARLIQFSVMNKLKETALMVIADHLSVEEVSGIKEGFHVMDTKNNGKINIDDLRVGLQKLGHQIPDAAIQILMEASDVDKDGYLDFGEFVAISIHLRNISHDEHLLRAFQFFDKNESGYIELEELCNALADEIDKNSEVINAIMHDVDTDKDGKISYIEFAAMMKDVTY from the exons ATGGAAAATTGCTGGGCATATCTATGCCGTATGATCAAGAAACAAAAACGAAAGGAGAAACCCCAAAAACTGGTGGTGCTAATAAGGCCAACGGAAAAAGGGATTAGGTCTAGATACGAGTTAGGGAGGGAACTAGCAAGAGTAGAATTTAGAACTATATACTTTTGCAAAGACAAAATTACGGGAGAGGAACTTGCGTGCAAGTCGATTTCCAAGAATAAGCTTAAAACAGCTACTCTTATTGAAGATGTGAGAAGAGAGGTTGCTATCTTGAGGCATTTACCTAAACACCCTAACATCGCTTCCTTGGAGGATATTCATGAAGACGACGATCACGTTCATCTTTTAATGGAATTCTGTGAAGGTGATGCGCTTTTCGATCGAATCGTTGCTAGAGGACATTACACAGAACGCGCCGCAGCTTCTGTCATCAAGACCATCGTGGAAGTTGTTCAG ATGTGCCACAAACATGGTGTGATGCATCGGGATCTTAAACCCGAGAACTTTTTATTTGCTGGCAAGAAGGAAACCTCACCTTTGAAGGCTATTGACTTTGGTTTGTCAACTTTCTTTGAACCAG GTGAAAGATTTAATGAGATAGTTGGAAGTACATATTACATAGCCCCTGAAGTTTTAAAAAGAAATTATGGCCCTGAAGTTGATATCTGGAGTGCTGGAGTCATTCTTTACATCTTACTTTGTGGTGTCCCTCCCTTTTGGGCAG AAACGGAGCAGGGAGTTGCTCAAGCAATTATACGGTCAGTTCTTGACTTCAAAAGGGAGCCATGGCCAAAGGTTTCTGATAATGCAAAAGACCTTGTTAAGAAGATGCTTGATCCTGATCCTAAGCGCCGGCTTACTGCACAGGAAGTGTTAG ATCATCCATGGTTGCAGAATGCAAGGACAGCTCCTGATGTTGCATTAGGAGAAACCGTTAGAGCAAGGCTGATTCAATTTTCAGTAATGAACAAACTTAAGGAAACAGCATTGATG GTGATTGCAGATCATTTGTCTGTAGAAGAAGTTTCTGGAATTAAAGAGGGATTCCATGTGATGGACACAAAAAATAATGGAAAAATTAACATTGACGATCTTCGAGTAGGGTTGCAAAAGCTAGGCCACCAAATTCCTGATGCAGCTATCCAAATACTTATGGAAGCA AGCGATGTAGACAAAGATGGTTACCTAGATTTTGGAGAGTTTGTCGCCATTTCTATTCATCTCAGAAATATATCCCATGATGAACACCTCCTTAGAGCATTCCAATTTTTTGATAAAAACGAATCTGGGTATATTGAACTTGAGGAGTTATGTAATGCATTAGCTGATGAGATTGACAAAAACAGTGAAGTAATTAATGCAATTATGCATGATGTGGACACAGACAAG GATGGAAAAATAAGTTATATAGAATTTGCTGCAATGATGAAGGATGTAACATATTAG